From the genome of Miscanthus floridulus cultivar M001 chromosome 10, ASM1932011v1, whole genome shotgun sequence, one region includes:
- the LOC136485018 gene encoding CBS domain-containing protein CBSCBSPB5-like codes for MVGGMSPPRRTLSMGSGGAMGRRAPAAAAAVMSDSPKPGLSRSMTMGGERTVKRLRLSRALTVPESTTVLEVCRRMAARRADAALLTDSNALLCGILTDKDIATRVIARELKIDETPVWKVMTRHPIFVLSDTLAVEALQKMVQGKFRHLPVVDNGEVVAMLDIAKCLYDAIARMERASEKGKAAIANVAAGDDKYSIVEALKEQMFSPCLSAIANEDSTVVMVSPGDSVLSATKKMVEVHASSAVVAVGSKPQGILTSRDILMRVIAKNLSADATPVEKVMTHDPECATVDMPILDALRTMQERKFLHLPVMDRDGSIISIIDVIDIAHAAISIVESSGGDGAGSDDAAASMIQRFWDSAMALGPLDDETDTQSQMSEASRSQMMSDVHHDSVGGSEAGFPSSFSFKLQDRRGRMHRFSCEVQSLTPLVTCILRRLGADIDPDRLPQILYEDEDRDKVVLASDDDLAAAVDHARLAGWKGLKLFLDYSGTTGRRKAVASSSGAAMAVGMSSRDAWAAAYSGVAAGAALVTGIGVMAYLRRSS; via the exons ATGGTCGGCGGCATGTCACCGCCGCGGCGGACGCTGTCGATGGGGAGCGGCGGCGCCATGGGGCgccgcgcgcccgccgccgccgccgccgtgatgAGCGACAGCCCCAAGCCCGGGCTGTCCCGATCGAT GACCATGGGCGGCGAGCGCACGGTGAAGCGGCTGAGGCTGTCCCGGGCGCTGACGGTCCCTGAGAGCACCACCGTGCTGGAGGTGTGCCGCCGCATGGCCGCGCGCAGGGCCGACGCCGCGCTGCTCACGGACTCCAACGCGCTGCTCTGCGGCATCCTCACCGACAAG GACATCGCTACGAGGGTGATCGCGCGCGAGCTCAAGATCGACGAGACGCCCGTGTGGAAGGTGATGACGAGGCACCCCATCTTCGTCCTCTCCGACACGCTCGCCGTCGAGGCACTGCAGAAGATGGTCCAAG GCAAGTTCAGGCACCTGCCGGTGGTGGATAACGGCGAGGTGGTGGCCATGCTGGACATCGCCAAGTGCCTCTACGACGCAATTGCCAGGATGGAGAGGGCGTCCGAGAAGGGGAAGGCGGCGATCGCCAACGTGGCGGCTGGTGACGACAAGTACTCCATTGTCGAAGCTCTCAAGGAACAGATGTTCAGTCCCTGCTTGTCTGCCATTGCCAACGAAGACTCAAC AGTCGTCATGGTGTCACCTGGTGATTCGGTTCTTTCTGCAACCAAGAAGATGGTGGAAGTGCATGCGAGTTCAGCTGTGGTGGCTGTAGGGAGCAAGCCTCAAGGCATCCTGAC TTCAAGGGATATCTTGATGCGTGTGATCGCCAAGAACCTGTCTGCGGATGCGACTCCAGTTGAGAAA GTTATGACTCATGACCCTGAATGTGCCACGGTTGACATGCCTATACTGGACGCCCTACGAACCATGCAAGAGCGCAAGTTCTTGCATCTTCCAGTGATGGACAGAG ACGGCTCAATCATTTCAATTATTGACGTCATCGACATCGCACATGCCGCGATCTCCATC GTGGAGAGCAGTGGTGGCGACGGTGCGGGGAGCGACGACGCGGCAGCCTCCATGATCCAGAGGTTCTGGGACTCCGCCATGGCCTTGGGTCCCCTGGACGACGAGACGGACACCCAGTCCCAGATGAG CGAGGCGTCGAGGTCCCAGATGATGTCTGATGTTCACCACGATTCCGTGGGCGGCAGCGAGGCGGGGTTCCCGTCGTCCTTCTCCTTCAAGCTCCAGGACAGGCGAGGACGGATGCACCGCTTCAGCTGTG AGGTCCAGAGCTTGACGCCGCTGGTGACCTGCATCCTTCGAAGGCTCGGCGCTGACATCGACCCTGACCGCCTACCGCAAATCCTG TACGAAGACGAGGACCGGGACAAGGTGGTGCTGGCGTCGGACGACGACCTCGCGGCGGCGGTGGACCACGCCAGGCTCGCCGGATGGAAG GGTCTGAAGCTGTTCCTGGACTACTCCGGCACCACCGGCCGTAGGAAAGCGGTGGCCTCCTCCAGCGGCGCCGCCATGGCGGTGGGCATGTCCAGCCGGGACGCGTGGGCGGCGGCGTACAGCGGGGTCGCCGCTGGGGCCGCCCTTGTCACTGGGATCGGCGTCATGGCGTATCTGCGAAGATCCTCCTAG